One segment of Rhodopirellula baltica SH 1 DNA contains the following:
- a CDS encoding protein kinase family protein yields MFGKSRASSKPTSAAETPTCSMNSPFSQRILGIWRVGRSIAKGNGTELFLAQPADAADSPRWDYVLKTVAATENQNVPAVQSTRRFNQIIASARVKHPNLVPILDESAGGTTPYVVMPRLDAVNLKNRISQIQQFALPVALWWTRQLAQATEALHKNGWIHGDITPENILVDSQGHVTLIDMGNAARIHSPMPPLFRGTAEYAAPELAAGNTAALPAMDIHSLGRILLETLASTEPTHSSSVEPVADLIEQMISPDPLERPSTRQVVSRLLKLEIDTLGCHIVPEGQTTRRAA; encoded by the coding sequence ATGTTTGGCAAATCCCGTGCGTCATCAAAGCCGACTTCTGCCGCCGAGACGCCCACCTGCTCCATGAACAGCCCGTTTTCTCAACGAATTCTGGGTATTTGGCGAGTTGGACGTTCCATCGCAAAAGGAAATGGGACCGAACTGTTTCTCGCTCAACCCGCCGATGCAGCGGACAGCCCCCGTTGGGACTACGTCCTCAAAACTGTCGCCGCCACCGAAAACCAGAACGTTCCAGCGGTCCAATCCACTCGGCGGTTCAATCAAATCATCGCATCAGCCAGAGTCAAACACCCCAACCTGGTGCCAATCCTGGATGAATCAGCTGGCGGAACCACACCCTACGTCGTGATGCCACGTCTGGACGCCGTGAATCTGAAAAACCGTATTTCACAAATTCAACAATTTGCTTTGCCCGTCGCTCTGTGGTGGACCAGACAACTCGCGCAAGCCACGGAAGCTTTGCACAAAAATGGCTGGATCCATGGCGATATCACGCCCGAGAACATCTTGGTGGATTCGCAAGGTCACGTGACCCTCATCGACATGGGCAACGCCGCACGAATCCATTCACCCATGCCGCCACTTTTTCGCGGCACCGCTGAATACGCGGCACCCGAACTCGCCGCTGGCAACACCGCTGCATTGCCCGCAATGGACATCCATTCGCTCGGTCGCATTCTGCTAGAAACCCTGGCGTCTACTGAACCGACTCATTCCAGCAGTGTTGAGCCGGTCGCGGATTTGATCGAACAGATGATCTCACCCGACCCGCTCGAGCGTCCCAGCACTCGTCAAGTTGTTTCGCGTTTACTCAAACTCGAAATCGACACCCTCGGATGCCACATTGTCCCCGAGGGCCAAACCACTCGTCGCGCTGCCTAA